ACAACCCATGGGCATTGACAATACCTTCCAGAATTACTGAATTGCCTTCTGATAATGATGATTCCCCAGTTGTTACCTTCGGTGGTTGTGGTGTCGGTGCCAATGTTGGAGTTGCTGGTACCATAAATACAGATGTCTCATGTGCAAATGTACCCCTTACAATACCTACAAGTAACAAAATCAAACTTATACAAAAAAATCTTCTTCCCATTTACTGTTACCTCTTTTGAGTATTTTTACAAAAAGAACCATTCTTTCAAACAGATTTCCTAAGAATCCTTTCAAGTTGTCATTTAATTCTATCAATATCTTATTCTATTAAATGTACAAGATGTTGTTATTCATTCTTTCGTATCAGTGAACGCGCTGTAACAAGAAAAAGGTTTATTAAGAGCCTTGGGTGTACACTCTTGAAAAAAATATCTTTATAGGGGGCATTTCCAGTTACCGAATTCCATAATACCTCATTCATCCGTTTGGTTTCCCAGGTATCCGGGTGTTCGGACATGTATTTTATATGGTTTGATACGAGGTGTTTTTCTCCGGCTATGATATCATTTGCAGTGAGAATTGCACTTCCATAGACATTGTCTCTGCCCAGGAGTATTTTTGCAGGATTGAAGTATCCTTTTTCAAAATCCTTCTCTGACACACCCTTTTCAAATGCGGTCTTTGCAGCTAGTTGTGCTGTGGTAAATGCTGAATCTATACCGTTTTTATAGGTACGGGATATTCCGGCATCCCCGATAATAACGAACCTGTTTGTATATGGATGCCAGGCATGATTAATGGGGATTTTAGGAAAACAGATACATCGTTTCTTTACATCGTCCCAGCCTTTCGGGAGCATTTCCTGTATTTTCGGCTGATGTAAAAACTCATTGAGCAGTGTTTTATTCATCTCTTTGGTTCCCACAAGGCAAATAGTCAAAAAATCACCTTTGGGGATAAACGAGGCAAATCGTATGTATTTTAGGCCCAGAGAGAACACATAGATGTTATTTCCATACAGTGCATCATTTACCGGTCTTGTCGGGTAAATATCCATAATACAGGTTTGAACGGTTTTTGGGGGGATATAGCCAAAGCCTAATTTTTGTAATTCATAAAGGGTGTCTGCGTTGACCCCAAAGGCACCTACGGCGAGGTCGGCTGTATATTCAGTTTTTGAAAATTCTTTTCCGCAGGTAAGTTTTATCGGGTCTTGTGGATTTTCGGGTATTTGAATATTTGTCACAGGATCAAGAATAATCTGGGCTCCCATTTCTTTAGCGTGTTCTAAGAGAAAGTAATCAAAACTTTCACTCACGTCGCGATCGGCAAACTTGGGCCCGCTGCCGCGAAAAACCGTAACAATCCTGGTTTTATGGGGAGTCTGTGGATAGTGTAAAGGTATGCCGTATTCCGGTACCTGGAGGAAATACCCTTCTATTTCCTGCTGGATACATGAGGAAGGAAGGTGGATGTTATGCTCTGGAAGTTTACTCAGGAGTGCCTCGGAAAGCACACCCGCACTCATGTTACAGCCTGGGGCGCCTTTCCTGGCAAAATCTTTTTTCTCGAAGATTGTTACTGAAACAGTAATGCCTAACTGTTTAGCATATGTTAAGGCGAAATGTGCAAAGAAACTCCCGGCAGGCCCACCACCGATGATTGCTATTTTTGCCCCATTTTTTAGCTGCATGTGCCTGTGAAATCCTCATCCCAAATATCCAGGTAAAGAGCGTAGCTGCATCTAAAAAGGGTTACTTGGGAGTGATCAACAAATACTGCCGGTTGTATTTTGGCAAATTCGAGAAAAGAAGTGTTTACACTGTAATACTTTAGTGAGGCATTTTGCCCACGGTCATGTATGCCCTTCCAGATATTTTCTAATGGCTAGTTGTGCAATGGCAAACTCCTCAATCTTTCTCACCCGTTGTAAAACATGATGCCATTCTTCCGGAGTACCATAGGGACCTTCTTCTTTGAATTTCTTTTCCAATTTTTTTAAATCCAATTCCAGTAATTCGAGTCTGTTTTTAAGATCTTTCACGGTGTTCTCCAAACGGTTACTCCAAATTTAAATACTGTAGACATTTTTGGACACAGATAAACGCGGATTGTCAGAATTTAAAAAAACTGAAAGATAAGAATTTTGTCTGTATATATTTGTGGAAATCTGTGTCCTGATTTATTTGGTTACGGGATTTTCTTTGTTGATTTATCATCCGTATGATAGAGCGAAAACTCATCTTTGGCTTTATCTGTCCAACCCTTTGCTGTATAGGCAATACCGAGCTTTTGGTGGATTTCCCTGTCTTTGGGCTTGTAGGCCAGTGCCTTGTTGAATTCGCTGATCGCATCATCAACCAACCCATTCGAGAAATATGAAAATCCCAGGTTGTAATGAACAGAGGCCTTTTGCTTGGTTTTATTTTCAGAGAGAAGCCCCAGAGACTTTCGATATTCAGGAATGGCCTCACTATGTAATCCCTTGCATCGATAGGCATAGCCAAGATTATAGTGGGCCTCTGCTGATTTTGGACTCTGAGTAATAGCTGTCTGAAATGCACAGATAGCTTCATCCAGCAAACCCATGTCCCGGTATAATAAACCTTGGTAATAATAGAGATCGGGATAATTTTTATCTTTTCCTAATAGTGTATCAAAGGCTGCAAGGGCCTCAGAATAATTTCCTTGATTTTCGCACGTCAGCGCGAATTGGAACAGGTCATCGTTGCTCATGGACTCTAATTTGTCGTTGAACTGCTGGAGGGAGAGGGTGGCGGAAACGTTTTGTCCGGGCATCTCCCCTTTGGGTATTTCACTACCGGTACCCGAGGAATTATAGAGAATTCCCACCTTGGGATACGTCGTATCATCTTTGCTGCAACTCAGCATAAAAATTACAGGGAAAAAAATCAGGAAAATTACTACACGGCTTTTCATGATCAACCTTTCTAAAAGGACAAATATGCTTTAACTTCTCATTTATCAGGTTAAAGGAATACAGCAGAATTTGCAAGAAAAATAAGAGATGTGTAGATGGAAACTGATAAAATGTTGCATTTTTCGGGATTCACTACTTGAGAAACACAATTGTATGTTTTTTGTTTAACCAGTTAAAAGTGCCTACTACGATAAAATTACGCTTTCCGGGAACAAAAATTTCTGAGATGGCATTATGCACGGCTTCCAGGGTAATATCGTGAATTTTTTGGGCCTGTTTTTCTGGGGTGTCTGGTGTTGCCGGGGTGATTAAAAGTTCTTCGATACCAAACCAATTAGCCATGGCGAGTGGACTATCCATGATGAGTTGTGTTTGACTGAATACCCGTTCTTCTGTTCTGTTCAGTTCTTGTTTTGTGATTCCTTCCTGAAACAGTTTATGTACCTCATCCATAACGGCCTTTGTTGTTTTTTCAAAATTTTCCCTTTTCGTCGATGTATAGATATCGATAGAACCCACATCTGAAAACATTGTAGGGTAGCACGTAATATCATAGACCAATCCCAATTTCTCACGTACATTCAATGATAATCTGGAACTGATTCCTCCTCCCAGGACATCTGCGAGGAGGAGCATAATAATGGCTTTTTCGTGTTTATACGGATATGCCTTATGGCAGAGTTTAAAACTGGTGGTTTGAGATGGGGATTTTTTAAATAAATATCTCGGCCCTGTCTGTGTGGTTTTAAGAGGGGGTTTCTGTCCGGAAAACTTTCCTTGTAAAGTTCCGAATATTTCGTTTACGTAACGAGTGACCATATCTTCCCTGAAATTTCCGCTGATGCACAGAACGATATTCTCCGGGACGAAGAATTTCTTATAATGGATATTCAGGTCTTCAGCACATAAGGCTGCGATGGTTTTTTCATCTCCGAATAAAGGCACCTCTGCTGAGCCGTCCTTCCACATCAAGGAAAAGGACATATCGTCAATGCCCACATAATCCCCTTTTACATCAACGAATTGTTTCATCTCTTCCTGGATGATACGTCTTTCTATTTTAAAGTCGCTTGATCTGAAATTCCCTCCCAAGAGGATGTCTCCGAGGATACGCATACCCTTTTCGATGTGTTTGTTGTGTACCTGGATAGTGACGGCGGAATATTCTGGCGATGTATAGGCGTCAAGATCTCCACCGATATTATCTATGGCCCGGAATAATTCGAAGGAATTTTTAAAACGCTTCGTTCCGCGAAAAAGCATATGCTCAAGGAAGTGCGATATGCCAAGTTTCTTCTCTTCTTCATATCTGGAACCCACGCCGATATAAGCAGACATAACCACAGAGTGGATATGAGGCATTTCGATATAAATTACGCGCAATCCGTTTGGCAATATTTCCTTACTGTAAGTGTACATGGATTGGTTTTAAAAAAGATTACAAAAAATAGTCTTACTGGAGAGTTTATAATTTGTGAATTTTATGAGACGGGTTTTTAGATAGCAATAAGTTTCCATTTTAGGGCATTCTTACAGGTAAAATCAATAATTGAATATAAATTTAAGTGCTGACAATAGAGCAAAATGTAAAGCAAATTTCAAATATGAAATTTTAGACAAGCAATATTAATACCCAAACAAACGGTAATTGATTCATATTCTGGCTAAATATCTGGAATCAAACTAATAAGGCTATATTGTAAGATAACAAGTATTCTTTGGAATGGAATTTGTTGGCTATCACGGATAAAGGAGAATTCAATCCTTATATGCCCTTATTCCATATAGACGCAGATACTAATAATAAGTAATTGCAGGAAAATTTAAAGTACGTATTTTAAATTAAAGGAAAAAAATGGACCTAGACCTTATTATAAATAATTTAGTACATCCTCCCGTTCTCTTTTTTTTTCTTGGAATGATTGCTGCATTCTGCAAATCAGACCTGAAAATCCCTGACCCTTTACCCAAGCTCTTTTCGCTTTACTTATTACTTGCCATAGGATTCCATGGTGGGGTTGAATTACGGAAAACCGGACTTACTCAGGAAGTTGTATTTGCGCTATCTGCTGCCATATTCATGGCTGTCATTGTACCAATGTATGCCTTTTTTATCTTAAGGTTCAAATTGGATGTTTATAACGCTGCTGCAATTGCCGCAACTTATGGTTCCATAAGTGCGGTGACATATATCACGGCTGTAACTTTTCTTCAAACTTTAGGCCTCGAACCTGGAGGATATATGGTAGCGTCGTTGGCGCTTATGGAGTCGCCGGCAATTGTTATTGGTATTATCCTTGCAAGGATATTCGCTCCAAAGAAAAAGAACGGCGAAAATGAATTTTCCTGGCGTGCAGTCTTTAAAGAAGCATTTTTGAATGGTTCTGTATTACTTATAACTGGCAGTCTTTTGATAGGATTAGCTTCCGGAGAAGAAGGATGGGATACCTTAAAGCCCTTTACCAAAGATATATTTAAAGGCATGCTCAGCTTTTTTCTCCTTGATATGGGACTTCTGGCTGCGAAGAGAATTGGTGATTTGAAAAGTGCTGGATTTTTTTTGCCACCTTTTGCTATATTAATGCCAGTTCTAAATGGATGTGTTGGTGTTGTCTTAGCAAAACTTATTGGTTTGCAGCCGGAAAATGCCCTTATGCTTTCAGTGCTTTGTGCAAGTGCCTCATACATCGCGGTCCCTGCGGCCATGAGATTGTCGCTACCCGAAGCAAATCCGAGCTTGTTCGTTCCCATGGCGTTAGCGATTACGTTTCCGTTTAATATTATTGCAGGAATACCGTTATATTACTATTTAATTACGAGGGTCAATGAGTTAATTCCCGCACTTTGGGGATAAAAATTATGAAACCTGTATCAAAAGTAGAAATAATAATCGATTCTTTTGAAGTTGAACATGTCGTTAAGTTTCTCAATGAGATAGGAGTTTCTGGTTATAGCATTATTAATAACGTGATCGGAAAAGGCCATAGGGGTGTGCGGTCTGGTGATGAATTTACTGACCTATTTAAAAACAGTTATATAATGGTCGTATGCGAAGAAAAGGAAATGCACAAGATCGTAGAAGCAATAAGGCCGATTATTAAGAAGTTTGGCGGCGTTTGCATTGTGTCCGACGTTATCATGAGAATACATTGAGAATAGGTTTTAACAGTTCCACAAAAACTGCTGAAGAGTTAGCACATTTTTCATTCCTTAGCTCCTGCAGGCTGTTTTTCAAATTTTTTCGATAATTAGCACCAACACCGCGTGAGTGATTTAAGAACTGGGCGTCTCCAATGATTTGAGTATTTTTACCTTCCTGCCCTCGATTTTTAGTCTGCCTTCTGCAAAGAGGCGTACTGCCTCCGGATATGCCTCGCATTCCTCTTTAAAAACTCGTGCAGCAAGGGTATCTGGCGTGTCGTCATCAAGGACGGGGACCGTTCTCTGTATGATAATGGGCCCGTTGTCATAAATATTATCAGCAAAATGTACGGTGCATCCGGAAACCTTTACACCGTAGTTGATGACAGCCTCATGTACCTTTTTACCGTAATAATTGTGACCGCAAAAGGCAGGGATCAGTCCCGGATGAATATTCATGACCTTGCCTTTGTACTG
This sequence is a window from Candidatus Brocadia sp.. Protein-coding genes within it:
- a CDS encoding NAD(P)/FAD-dependent oxidoreductase — protein: MQLKNGAKIAIIGGGPAGSFFAHFALTYAKQLGITVSVTIFEKKDFARKGAPGCNMSAGVLSEALLSKLPEHNIHLPSSCIQQEIEGYFLQVPEYGIPLHYPQTPHKTRIVTVFRGSGPKFADRDVSESFDYFLLEHAKEMGAQIILDPVTNIQIPENPQDPIKLTCGKEFSKTEYTADLAVGAFGVNADTLYELQKLGFGYIPPKTVQTCIMDIYPTRPVNDALYGNNIYVFSLGLKYIRFASFIPKGDFLTICLVGTKEMNKTLLNEFLHQPKIQEMLPKGWDDVKKRCICFPKIPINHAWHPYTNRFVIIGDAGISRTYKNGIDSAFTTAQLAAKTAFEKGVSEKDFEKGYFNPAKILLGRDNVYGSAILTANDIIAGEKHLVSNHIKYMSEHPDTWETKRMNEVLWNSVTGNAPYKDIFFKSVHPRLLINLFLVTARSLIRKNE
- a CDS encoding sodium-dependent bicarbonate transport family permease, with product MDLDLIINNLVHPPVLFFFLGMIAAFCKSDLKIPDPLPKLFSLYLLLAIGFHGGVELRKTGLTQEVVFALSAAIFMAVIVPMYAFFILRFKLDVYNAAAIAATYGSISAVTYITAVTFLQTLGLEPGGYMVASLALMESPAIVIGIILARIFAPKKKNGENEFSWRAVFKEAFLNGSVLLITGSLLIGLASGEEGWDTLKPFTKDIFKGMLSFFLLDMGLLAAKRIGDLKSAGFFLPPFAILMPVLNGCVGVVLAKLIGLQPENALMLSVLCASASYIAVPAAMRLSLPEANPSLFVPMALAITFPFNIIAGIPLYYYLITRVNELIPALWG
- a CDS encoding tetratricopeptide repeat protein, which encodes MKSRVVIFLIFFPVIFMLSCSKDDTTYPKVGILYNSSGTGSEIPKGEMPGQNVSATLSLQQFNDKLESMSNDDLFQFALTCENQGNYSEALAAFDTLLGKDKNYPDLYYYQGLLYRDMGLLDEAICAFQTAITQSPKSAEAHYNLGYAYRCKGLHSEAIPEYRKSLGLLSENKTKQKASVHYNLGFSYFSNGLVDDAISEFNKALAYKPKDREIHQKLGIAYTAKGWTDKAKDEFSLYHTDDKSTKKIP
- a CDS encoding phosphoribosylglycinamide formyltransferase, which codes for MIKKINLGVLISGSGNTLQNFIDQIEAGKFPATIQIVISSKPNVIGLDRARKHNLCTATIPYSDYNDIEAFSHAITNELDKHPIDLVVLAGFVHFYKIPEQYKGKVMNIHPGLIPAFCGHNYYGKKVHEAVINYGVKVSGCTVHFADNIYDNGPIIIQRTVPVLDDDTPDTLAARVFKEECEAYPEAVRLFAEGRLKIEGRKVKILKSLETPSS
- a CDS encoding transcriptional regulator; this encodes MKPVSKVEIIIDSFEVEHVVKFLNEIGVSGYSIINNVIGKGHRGVRSGDEFTDLFKNSYIMVVCEEKEMHKIVEAIRPIIKKFGGVCIVSDVIMRIH
- a CDS encoding insulinase family protein, whose protein sequence is MYTYSKEILPNGLRVIYIEMPHIHSVVMSAYIGVGSRYEEEKKLGISHFLEHMLFRGTKRFKNSFELFRAIDNIGGDLDAYTSPEYSAVTIQVHNKHIEKGMRILGDILLGGNFRSSDFKIERRIIQEEMKQFVDVKGDYVGIDDMSFSLMWKDGSAEVPLFGDEKTIAALCAEDLNIHYKKFFVPENIVLCISGNFREDMVTRYVNEIFGTLQGKFSGQKPPLKTTQTGPRYLFKKSPSQTTSFKLCHKAYPYKHEKAIIMLLLADVLGGGISSRLSLNVREKLGLVYDITCYPTMFSDVGSIDIYTSTKRENFEKTTKAVMDEVHKLFQEGITKQELNRTEERVFSQTQLIMDSPLAMANWFGIEELLITPATPDTPEKQAQKIHDITLEAVHNAISEIFVPGKRNFIVVGTFNWLNKKHTIVFLK